Sequence from the Mauremys mutica isolate MM-2020 ecotype Southern chromosome 2, ASM2049712v1, whole genome shotgun sequence genome:
CATTAAGCACTTTGTTTCTTATTGAATGAACGCAGTGACTTGAATCAAACATATACAGCCACCATGGATGGATGAAATTGCAGTGAAAAGTGAGAAGTCAGCGATACTGATTGGCTGCATTGTCTAAACATGTCTCCTCATTGTTGAATTCCTGCCAAAAACATTATCCTTCTGTGTTTACCCTTCAAAAGCCCTTGATCAATCAGATGGTGCATCTCCTTTTTAACATAATATTCTCTAATGAAAAAATTTAATTCATAACTTCATATCATGCCAGAACCCATCAAAACACATTGATCATAATTTACCAGTAATTTAGTAGCTGGAATCATATATTTCTCAACTTCTGTTCTATTACTTTGTTCTAAAACATGAAGTAGCAAGTTTTCCTGTTGACCTCTTCCATGTACACAAGAGTTAATTTCCTCCAGTACTTGTACAGCACTGCAAACAGATTTCAAGATtacttgcactgtgtcaggtcagttacattaaaacaaaactgtgataCCATTTTTTAGACAAATtagagctccctctgctggaaaTATAccttcaaagcccactgaaatcaataggaaattgacttcaatgtgctttGTAGAAAGTCCTTTTAGAGGCAACTGGCAATCCACAAATGCTTGCTAGACTTTAAGGATGATAGCAATGCATTCTCAGGATGATAATGCCAACATGTATTTATACAGTACATTtcagaaggatcccaaagcactgatAAAAGAACTGACACTCACTAATCGTGTGGGCCAACTGGGTACGAAGATGAAATGGCTattcctatttaaaaacaaaacaaaaacaaactagaCACGTGATCTGACTCATTCCTAAAAGTCAAACATGGTAAAGGTAAGAATTGTTCACATATAAATCCCCTTTGCAGAAACTCTATCAAGGAACAAAAAAGTCACTCATTTTCTCAGATGATTAGAAGCCACAAAAAGTTAACATTTACAGAGAAGATTGATTTATTGATAATCTCTTTTGTATTACAGCAGCCTCACCACCATTGTAAGCACAGCTGACATGAAAGTTAGGACCTGATTCTGAAAATCTTACAGCAGCAGTCCCACTGATCTCAATGGGATTAGCACGGTGAGTAGAGGGTACTTGCATAAGTAGGGATTGCAGCATCAGACTCTTGGTACCGTCAAACGTGCTACATAAGCGTTTGTAtgagaagatgctgcattatagATACCTCACCAGCCCAAACCACTTGTGGCATTAAAAGGAAATTAGTTAAACTTGGATCCCATTGCTTCAAAATGAATCCTAGGAAGCAAGTGCAGAATACTAGCGTATGTCCTACCTAATCACCTAGTTATAAAGCTTTCCTAATTATTATTTCTGGCTGCCAATGATTAGAGATAGCATAGTTATCATCATTCTTGAAACACACCACTTAATAGACAACAACAtgagaacatttttattttgattttaagttCTTTATTTCTTAGCTGGACATCTGCATTACATTTGGCTTTAATCCCATAAAGAATTACTTTCTTTGGCAAAACAGTTACTGAACTGGGTAGAATTCACAGTAAGAAAATATGTTGGAAAAACTGAAGTGATGTCAATGCCAGCTCAAATCCACAAAGCTTAAAATATCATAAATGTACTTgtactttaaatatatatattcctCTTTTTTACCTTTGCTGGAAACAACATAGGTGTACACCATAAAACCACCCAGAAGAATGTGTACAAAATGTAGGTTGCCTTTTATATGTATTTTCTTTTCATGAATAATCACTCTGTAAACATAAAAAATGAACACAATTTGTGTTAAGTAATGTATCCAACAGCTGAGTCCACTGTTCTTTGTACTCCAACTCCAGCCTCATGCCAGGTCTTCTGCACTGAAAAAGAACTGAAACTTCCCTAAAAGTAAGAATGCTGTGTTCAGTTGAGAACAGTAGTGCTAAAGGTGTAGAGGCtccttgaaataaaataaaacctgacTTTGTAAGCACTTTTAATACTGACATTTATAAATATACATTACTGAAGAACGATTCAGAAGAAATCAGAGGTTTGTTGGGAATGGATGCAATACAAGGGAACAATAATGTTGCCAGATAAGCTGCAGGAAGAATGGAAGAAGCAGGCTAGGAGTCTGGATAAACTCTTCTAGTTCTAGAGCAAGACGTTTCTATAGTTACAGTTAAAAGAACGGATGTTCTGCaaagtggttttggggagaaattttCTACTGGAACTACTATTTAACCAAGATTTACCATAGCACCACAATTAAATTacccactattaaaaaaaaaagatttaaaaaatctaaaacaaaggaaaaacacCACCAATACCTGCACCGGGAGCTATTTATTAGCATAACACTCTTCTTTTTAAAGATTTAATAACAACTGAAGTATATACAAAGTATTACAGCATTTacacaataaaaaaaagtttcctatTAGCTGATGAAATATAAGGTAGTGCTGCAATGTACTTCAGAGCATGAATACAATAATAATGAAGCAGACCACTGTACTTTCAACTTCTCTGCTACCACACACCACAACTGTCAGTTGGAATGACAGTTAATTAAACCATTGGGAAGACACAGATTGTCAACAAAATTGTAACAGATTGACGTGCAGCACTAACCATCataaggaaggagaaaaaagctACATACTGTCATGTTTCTACACTTTCCTAGAGCTGTAACAAACTTTCACAGCCTTAGATATAACATATGCAAGACAACATAATCACAGTTTCTCAGATATAGTTTAGCTATCGAGTGTAATTACTTCTTAATAGGAGGCTTTATACTGATATGGCTGTGTGTTTCCATTTTTGTTCATGAACTGTTCAAACAGGTCTACAAAAACTTAAAAGACAGCATGGAGTTTGCAGTCATGATGTGCTTGACTAATAAAGGCATTCAATATCAGCTATAGGATCTAATCATTCCTGTCAAAAGTTTAAGACTAGGAATCTTTATTtaataagaaaagaaacaaaggaacaaaaacaaaacaaaaacccaacacacCATTGAAAACATTTCTATCAGTCAACTTTCTTTGACACTTATTAACCTCTCCATCAGTGTAACATAAAACCATTAATATTTTTACACTGTATCAAACACAAGACTCATTTAGGCTATGGAAGGTCAAGCAGCTTTGCTAGACTACTTTTGCTGTAAAAATGAGGGAACTTAGAAAATTAAAACCATCATACCCCAAACAGTTCTTTAATAAATGTGGATTCATGTATTTTAACAAAGGATGTATTATTCTCTGCAGTTTAGAAACACTTTTACATGAGCCAATAAATCCCATTCCACAGAAGATCAAGTTTCTTTGCCTATTGTATATCTAAATCTCTTATTTTGGGCAATTTTGCCTTGTCTTTTAAAAGGATTCAGTTTCAATTTAAAAGCTAGTAATGTCAGTTGACAATATCTGTATTTAAGACACAAAAACGTGAGATATAAAAAAACACAAGGAGCTATATAAATATTGAAGAAGTCATGTAACCTTTTCATGTAAACAATTTGATTATAATGAAGCCCTAATTAGATTCTGGTCTTAAACTTTTGGCAGATATGCTCAGCCAGGATTTGTAGTTATTGTTCAAGTGGAAGCCAGGTCAGTTCACATGTTGACAGGCATGCAACTTAAAAACATTGCACAACAAGCAACACAAAGAGATTTGAGAAGTGTACAAGACTTCAAGTAGACTTCACAACCCTTCACAACTGAATATTCACAGACAAAGTTACAGTTCTTGCTTATTCTATTGTGGATTTCCTCTCACACATGGGACACTTTCTGTGACTCTCTAGCTTGCTTGATGCTATACAACCACTTGATGATTCTGGCATTTCTTTCAATTGCAGAAATGCCATATGGCACACGGTCATTGGCACTGTCATCATTTCTAAGGTCACTGTTGCTGTCCTGAGACTGTTCACAGTCTGAGCTAATCATGCTTGCACTGCGAAAGTTGAGGGATATAATATCAGAGTTAGCCCTTGCAAAATTTTCCATCCCAAGGTTTTCAAGCTCTTCAGGATCCAGTCCACAGTAGTTAAAGAATCGTTCAACATCTGCATCAACACGAAAGTATCTGTCACTTAAGTCTGATTTTGATCGTTGTAGGGAGGGTCTTCGACTGACTCCACAACTGGATTCTACTGTGTCGATATCTGGGGATTTCAAGGTGGTGATGGCAGTAATTTTGGGTTTTGGAGGCAGAGGTGGAGCTGAACTACTGCAGGGTATTGCTTTTAAGGGCCTGCCACTAGTTACTTTTCTAATGTCTGATGAGCTATGGGAAATGTGCAAGAAAGTCTCCGCTGACTGTTCTAAGAGCCTTCTGCTCACGTTGGAGTTGCTTTCTTGAGGGCTGCTCCGGCCCTGGGTGGGGTAGACCTTTAGGGATTCTGCAAACGAATGCCGGTTCAGCTCTGCTGAATCAGATCTGTGGGGAGGCCAGTTTCGTGAACTATGTTTGTGACCTGAACCTGAGCTGGAGCCTTCCGAGCTATTAATGATGTTTTTCAAAATCTCTAATTTTAAATTTTCTCTCTGGAGACCACTCTCGGTCTTTGCATTATTGTTGAACACTTTCAAGGTAGGGCTACCCAATGCTCGCTTGGCGGCAGGGCAAACTGGTGGCTTGGCAAGCACTGCTGGCTTTACAGGCTCCTGTTTGGCATTGATGACCTCTTGGCTCTTTACATATTTTGCCTTATCAGCTTCTAGTCTCTCCACAGCACTAAGTCTTTTTGGATTAGGCTCCGCCTGCCTGCGAAAATAGTCCGGTCCTTTGTTTAAGATGCGAAGAGGAACGGCAGATGTGAAAGTGACAGCAGGACTGACTGGTTTCACCATGCTACCTGTCTGTAGTGTTTCTGTAGGCATGTTTGGTGGTCTTTCCCCCGCAGCCGTTTTGGATTCTTCTCTGGGAGCTTCTAAATGCACGGTGTAGAAACATGTACATTAAGCACAATGAATAGCAGATGAATCTTGGAATCGGAGTGTTAGCAGCAGTGCCTCATCTCACAGCTCATTAAATAacactgtttcttttttaaaggcaGCCTTTGTACAAAAAGGCCACTAGACACAAGTCCGTATTAATCTGCTCTGCTGAATCCTTTCTTCTCGCTGAAAGATGTGGGAGTCTCGTCGTTTTCTTTGTGCTCAACTACAGGCAGTGATCTGAAACATAAAATAACCAACCACATGTTAGTACCAGCGTGTGACATCACAGCTATAGCAACAGAGAAATTTTGTACACTCTTTCAGTTACTGGCTGACTTACAGCTGTGGGCAGTTCAGAGGAAACAGACAGTCCTATCTGAAACATTCCACCAGGCCTTCTGTCTTTTTGACAGAGTAAGCAAACCTGGATTAATCACTCTCTCTTCATGGATATTTCCATACATGTATTATAATGCATTTTTAAAGGAAGATTTTCATTATTAATCACAATCTAAAGTTGGGTTTAAGAACATTATAACTGAAAATCAATGAAAAACAGCCATACATTTATATATGCCTGTTTGCATTCACATTTCCACGTCTTATACCATTTCTCACTATCTATTGGCTACCTTTGTGCTACCTTtcttttgcgggggggggggggagcgagggaaTGTGGTGTTGTATGTATATGGGTGGAACGTGCCAATTTGGGGAGCTTATGCAGTCTCACCTAACTGCAAATGTGCTGATAGAGTAGGGTTGGTGAAAGATAATTTCCCCATTGATACTAGTGTGTTTTAACATAGCTAATTTATGTATATGTTTTATCTTGAAAAATAAGAACACTTGCAGGATATATTGcccataaaaataaaatcttaaaaaGATCAATGCATTTTCCTTTATATTTCTTTACATTAAATGCAGAGGAAGACGAGCACGGTTGCAAAGCCAGGAACAAGTGGAGAGCTGTAATGTTTCCAAGTGCACCCAGCAGGCATTAATCCAGTACCAAATTCATAATTAAAATGTAGTCTAGCTAAAAATACAAGTTGCATTGCAAAATCTGTTCTAACCTAACTCACTAAACTCTGATGATGAATTTACTTACTAAAAAGTAAATTATATCAAAGATCCTTCAGTGTGTCATGGCTTAGATTTGGACAACTTATAAAACTTATTTATGAGCCTGGAATGAGTATAACTTCTACTTCTTAAAATGTTGACACAATTGTTCAAGTATTAAATAGAGTACTCTGGCTAACTGTGAATGAAGTTTACATTATCTGAATTGTTTTAATATTCTGTCATTTAATTTTGGTCACACCAGACCATAAAGCCCAACCTCAATGTTATGTCCAAGTACTTAAATTTTTTTTCCCACATAAGGCACTCAGGGGCACTTACCAATGTATCTGTTTTTCAAACCAGTGATTTGGCTAATGGATCGTATTTGCTTTATTACTGCCTCATTAAGCCGTGCTGCCTTTTTCAATATACCATTTATCTTATCATTGAAATAAAAAGAGTTTCTTCACCAGTACCAAGAAATGCCTGTGAAAGCCTCTCCCAGACTCACTGCTTTAGTGTATTTTAACTCAGTGCATTTCCATCTTATTATTGATAAACTGGATTATCatcatcctcagtgtttagtacTCATCTGAATTACTAGAGAAAGCTAAAAGATTAAAATGAAAGatacaattatttaaaatattcaggAAAAGAGCAAGTATTTGTTCAAGCAGATAAATGATATAGACATTGAACATTCTGTCTAAACCATTCAAGGTCAAAGCAAGCAAATAAAGTATACAAATACTGTAATAAGATTATAAGAAAAAGATGAGCTCTCCCCATAAGGCTTACTGTCAGACGTATTCTCCAAATACAAACTAATCTATTTGGTTTGGTGATAAACCAGACACAGTTTCAGTCCAATTGAAAAGGCAGTGCAATGTTAATTAAGTTTCTCTTTCAGTGTTGTTTTATTAATCCCAGTGTTAACTCTTCAGCAGTCTGACTTCTTAAATTTCAAGACAGTATTTCAGAAAGAAAAGTCCTCTTCCCTCACGGAATCAAAATAGATATCAGCACCATTGTTTTGTAATTaggaaccagattttcaaagataccgAGCACAATTGTGTGCATACACTTGCATGCACTTATACATGCAAATACCTAATATGCATACACAAATCACGTTTGTGCACATAATCTGTTTAGAGCTTAGTTTCTATGTTTGTTCAAATACAAAATGTACATAGGGTATCTGTGTGCACAACTCAGGCACACACAAATTGACGCAGGAACAATGGCCATAAATTTAATAAAGAatgataatattttgcacttaaaAAGTGCTTGCTATTCAATGGCTTTAAAAGTACTCAAGCAAGCAAGATCACAGCCCTCAGTTCCCTCCACAGCCATTGTCATTAGTGCCACTATGATCCTGCCTCAGAAGACAGTCTGCCAGCTGCATTCTCTTACTTGGGGAGCAGACCAGCGCAATACTACGGAGACACTGTATTTGTGAGAAAACAAAACAGCACAAGCAAGATtattttggaaaatcttggcaCACCACTTAACTAGTCACTGGCTCAGAACAGCCCCAATAAAAACCGGAAAGCATGCTACGCACCCAGTGCTGACTTCAAATtagtattaaaatatttaaaaagagaataATATGACTGTTTGTGTGCAAGTGAGCAAAGGGCCTGATACAAaagctctttgaagtcaatggaaaagctcaATGAAGGGAAGAAACAGAGCCAGCCTTACTCGATGGTTTAATTGTGTTACTGATGTACTGTACTTAAATACCAACATAATTTAGGTTAGAAAAGTTTACTAGATACCTTAAGGTCAGAGAACTAAGCCTGCCAGTCAGATGCAGTTACGAAAGATGGTAACTAAAATATAATAGTTTACTGAAATTATACTAACAAAGACCTTAAGTACACAGAGACTTTCTGGAATGTAAAAGAAATATATAAAACCAACCAAAGCTGCAAGTACTATTATTAATATGACATTACTGCACAATATTCAAGTTtactttctccttccctcacaCATACTACTATATTCTAAgcaaaaagctaacaatgttaatTGACAAAAAGAGCATTTCATTTCCCTACAGCTCTGGTTGCCTTGTGGAATGTATTCTTTCCATACCACACAAGTGGTATAAGCTTTAACTGTGTTTATGTGGGGTTTATTAACAATAACAGTGTTCACTGAAATAATGTTAAAGTTACAGCACATCAGTAAAAGGCAaagggggaaatcctggccccaataaagtcaatgggggttttgccattgacttcaatgggatcatgGTTCTATCCAAGGATAAATGCTCTTAACTCACACTgcaagggagggggctggagggaggcaggACGAAGCACAATACCAAGAGATAATAAAGATTATCAGCCTTTACACTTTCAACCCAGATTGTCAGCCTTTGCTTTGTCTTGCCTGAATTTTTAAAGGCTCAAGTCAATTttatttccaatttttaaatacCTACCACAACCTTTAGACACACTTATATCAAATATATACATTACTCACATTAAAAACGTAACTAAACACAACTAACTGACTACAATGCAttgtgaccttccagaaaacaccatcctagccaccatggatgtggaggctctctacacaaacatcccacacacaaatggaatacaagctgtcaggaacagtatccctgatgatgccacagcacaactggttgctgacctctgtgcctttatcctcacacacaactatttcaaatttggtgacaatatatacctccagatcagtggcaccgctaagGGCACCAGCATGGCcgcacaatatgccaacatttttatggctgacttggaacaatgcttcctcagctctcgtccactcacaccccttctgtacctacgctacattgatgacatcttcatcatctggacccatgggaaggagactctggaaaaattccaccacaatttcaacagcttccaccccaacatcaacctcagcctggaccaatctacaggggaggtccacttcctagacaccacggtgcaaataagtgatggtcacattaacaccaccctataccgaaaacctaccgaccgctatgcctaccttcatgcctccagcttccatcccgggcacaacACACGATCCACTGtttacagccaagcactgaggtacaaccacatctgctccaacccctcagagacCAACACccacaaaatcttcaccaagcattctcaaaactacaatacccgcacgaggaaataaggaaacagatcaacagagccagacgtgtacccagaagtctccaactgcaagacaaacccaagaaagaaaccaacagaactccactggccatcacatacaggccttgggtggcaggccagtcctcgcccacagacaacctgctaACCTGAAggatattctcaccagtaactgcatactgcaccatagtaactctaactcaggaaccaatccatgcaacaaacctcgatgccaactctgcccacatatctacaccagcaacaccatcacaggacctaaccagatcagccacaccatcaccggttcattcacctgcatgtccatcaatgtaatatatgccatcatatgccagcaatgcccctctgctatgtacatcggccaaactggacagtccctacggaaaaggataaatggacacaaatcagatattaggaatggcaatatacaaaaacctgtaagagaacacttcaatcacCCTGGACACActatagcagatttaaaggtagccatcctgcagcaaaaaaacttcaggaccagacttcaaagagaaactgctgagcttcagttcatctgcaaatttgacaccatcagctcagg
This genomic interval carries:
- the FAM110B gene encoding protein FAM110B produces the protein MPTETLQTGSMVKPVSPAVTFTSAVPLRILNKGPDYFRRQAEPNPKRLSAVERLEADKAKYVKSQEVINAKQEPVKPAVLAKPPVCPAAKRALGSPTLKVFNNNAKTESGLQRENLKLEILKNIINSSEGSSSGSGHKHSSRNWPPHRSDSAELNRHSFAESLKVYPTQGRSSPQESNSNVSRRLLEQSAETFLHISHSSSDIRKVTSGRPLKAIPCSSSAPPLPPKPKITAITTLKSPDIDTVESSCGVSRRPSLQRSKSDLSDRYFRVDADVERFFNYCGLDPEELENLGMENFARANSDIISLNFRSASMISSDCEQSQDSNSDLRNDDSANDRVPYGISAIERNARIIKWLYSIKQARESQKVSHV